The DNA sequence AATAGAGGGTGGCGACAGCCTTTCCCAAGGTGACTATGACAGCTCGGATCAGGAGGCGCTATTGGACGATGTCATCATAGCACAGAAGGACTCTGACTCCTCATCAAGCTCAGAGGATTGACTGAACCCCTCTCCCCAAACACATCTGACTTAGTCCCCTTCTCAACATTGAATCATGTTATTCCtcatttatttttaccatattGTGTATCAAATCATGGacgaatgtgtttttgttgctacttttattcttttattttatatagggattttttttccatgaaatgAGCAGGTTTGCAcccatctgttttcttttttatcatcACAATTATGTCCATCTTTCTCTCCTTgatcctcctctctgacctctgacAAAATGGCAAAAAGCTGAGCTTTCTTACTTCACAACTCGTCAttcacctcctcttcttccaATCCTGTTCTTTCCCATCACATTCCTGGCCATGACCAAAAGGGGACCCCTGCTGTACAGATACCCTTTTCTTATCAAATAACCTCAATGCTGGTCCTCTAGCGCTACATGAAACTGGACATGTGTACTGAGCAGAGCCTGGATCCAGATCCCACAATCCCCCAATCTCGTTTGGTCATATCTCCTGTGTCCAGACGTGTCTGTGAACTAAAAGGGGGTCCAGTGCGTGGATGTACTGTTATTGTTTTCACTCTATGGGAGGGGTGGGGgttgagagggagggagagggaaagtGGCGTATTAGTTACTGAAGCAGTGCTAGGAGGATGGGTGTATTGTACAATGTAGAGCTGGTCAGTTGTGTACTATGGTGCAAAGATGACAGCAATGAGTTACTATTCTTGTTTTATGATCTGAGtgtatctgtgaaatgaataacaGCAATCTACAGTGAAAGCAGGTTCATGTGTATCATTGTGACTTTCATCCAGCAGAAGCAAAGAGGTTTACTGTTTGTGTACAAGAGTAGTTACGCCCATTTCTGCACAGTGTTTAATTATGGTGTCCTATTTACATCAGTTGATAATGCATAGGAGCTGAAATGATTTCCATTCATTATTAACTTAGTTATTAATGTCCTTATGCACATATATACACAATATTATTGAGACCTATAAATACTTAATAGTACCAGATAGGAACAGTACTACATAAAGATATTTAGAGGTAAGTTAGAGAGCAGATGCCTTACATAGCCACTGCTCAACTATGTATGtcatccctttttttttttattctttctgaAACGTGGTAGCTCAGATATGTTAAAGGGTTATTTGGCTGTATTCAGCTTAATGCTACACTTGCTTTCTGACAGTATGACTGGTATATATTAAGGACTCAAGTGTTTTAAGTGGAAATGatgcacacattttttttcgTGCAATTGATACCCAATGAGCTCAGAGTATGTGAAAACTGCTTTATTACCAACATTGAAAATGTAGGCACATGGgatacaggagaaaaaaaaattatcttgaatgacagaaatataCAAAGATCAATTCCTGTCCACCAAAGGATGAACCATGAATGGGAGTTGTATAATGAGGCTTTGTTTGAGCACTATACATCCTGAGAGGAGGTTCAGCTGCCTCTGAACTGTGCTGAATCCTGACAGTGGAGGTAAGATGGACTGATGTGcctgttacattgtcctcaATCTTGTCAGGCAGTCACACTGATACTCAATTTACTCACTTCATTTATGCAGTGTACAACAGTTGCAAATGGTAATATAGGTTTAAGAGTTTACCTTACTGTGGTcataaggacacacacacataaggtcaaaaggaaaaacaaaacggACCACTGAAGTTTCTAACAGTGAAAAAAGTGACAAACTTTTCTTCAGTGGCCATGCTGAAGCCTTCACAAAGTAAActtccaagttaaaaaaacaacaaaaaaacttcaGTGTTTGGCAGATGTGTATAAATATACACAAAATATGATTATGAAAAAACATACTGTTTGAACCATCAGGGACTCCTTTCTTTACCCTTCTGCATGAGGAGTTGAAGAGGTTAAGAGGTCAAATCTGGTTAGGGGGGAGCTGGGAGAACCAGGTGGTATGCACCACAATAATGCAAATCTTGTTGGATTTGACTTCAAGGTCTTTTAAACCATTTTTCCTTCACCACATCTCAGAGGGGAATGATATACTTCTACTGCTACATTAGCGTCAGTTTCTTTAAATTGATCAATTATAggcaaattaaatgaaataataaacaacacaaTTAAAGCCTCTATATAGtatttacataaatatataaaataaacaaatgtaatatttttcaaatttaatgtttatgtgaaaaataaaagtaaggtattatgtatttaaaaactattaaaataatctattaaaaagattaaaatgaaaggatttagtttttaaaaataaatgcattaaatCTAATAAAGAAGAGCTGGGTCGGCGTATTAGATAGCTActgtttaatgaaaaaataaaaaaaaattagaggGGAAAAACTAAACGTTAATCTGTGTTGAGTCTGGAACTCTGCTTGTAGTTCCTACAGTTGTCCACGAGAGGGCGCCATTACACCAGAAACCAGCAGCTGACCGGTAAAACTCACTCAGTGaacttttaaatttattttatgaattatTGAACCATTCTCCATTTACCAAATCGCATAGAGgaatattagatttttaaataaatgaatgaaataaaagcgAGGAGAAGaatttaaaacaacacaatCATGGCCTATGTAAGTATTTACATAGGCTAGATatatcaaataaacaaaataatataatgtttttatatttactaACCATTCAACGGCTTGTGTATGGTTTATCAGATGACTATGGTATGTAACAGCTGCTGCTATTACATTATTATCTTCAATATATTTCTGTACATACTTTTTTAGGCTATAATTGTAttgtttattaattattatccgcacttttatttcatttactgtGCCTATAATCGATACATTTAAAGATATTAACTAATACTAATGGTGAAAGTATAATATTCCTCTCTGAGATGTGGTGAGGGAAAAATTGTTTagtaatcaataaaataaaacgtTAGTGAGTTTCATCTGTCAGCTGCTGGTTTCTGGTGTATAGGCGCCCTCGGGTGGACAACAGCGGAACtacaagcagagctgcagacacaacacaaattaaagcatgtttatatgtttttgcCATAATTTTATTATTCATCTTATATGTGTTTATCTGATATACCAGCCCAAACCTTTCTGATGTTATTCTAATACATTTTTGTCAACACTGACCTCTGCAACATCTTGAAGATGCTCAGAAACAGTGAGGAGGGTGGAGAAGATGGGGGAACTAACTTACAGCTACGGAGTTTTGGAGCAGTAGAGAAAAGGAAAACTACAGTGATAAACCCTACCAAGTCCAGGAGAAAAATCGATTACcaagtcagagagagaaagcagcTGAAGAAGCAATGGAGGAAggccagagaggaggagaatgaGGGCATATACCTGTTGCAATCAGCCATCTGTGATAGCTTTGTGACACTGAGGAGGGCTGagaacctaaaaaaaaaacacagggagATAGAATGGACAAGAGCAAGCTTCTACAAAGATCCCTTTTTGAAGGGTTTCTTCACAAAGGAGAAGAGGGAGAGTCAAAGGCGAACTTGAAAAGCATCTGGAGATGTCCTGCACTGACAACCAATCCCAGGAAGACATCACCCTCCCACCTGGAATTCCACCAGTCCTGCCACCAGAACAACAACTGGACATCAGCCTGCTATGATGGAGGAAGAGTGGGCCTCATCAGCTCCAGAACCCAGCAGAATCTCATACAGGCTCTACAAAAATGCACCACATGTCCTGTGTTTCCTCTGGTGGCTCATGATGATGGGATGGCGTAAGCAGGAGATACCAACATCATGGCAGAGAGCAGGAACTATCCTTATCTCAAAGAAAAAGAACTCACCAGAAATTAGCCATTTCCACCAGATCATCCTCCTAAATGTGAAAGGGAAAAATCTTCTTAAGTGTGGTTGCTCAAAGGCTGTCAGGATACCTGGAAAGAAACCATCTGATCGACACATCAGTCCAAAAAGCAGGGAACCCCAGCTTCTCTGGCCGTCTGGAACATACTAGTACCATCTGGCATCAGATGCAGGAGGTCAAGAAGGAGGGCTCAGACCTTGGTGTGTTCTCCTCTGGATCTCGCCAACGCCTTTGGCACAATCCCTCACAACCTCctctccatattgcccagccctaggtATGATACACAACTCTGCCAAGGCTGCACAATACTAACAGTTAATTTAATAAATGGGGTTTTTAGTCAAACCTTTTATTTATCCTGTGAAATATGTgcatttcaatctgtcctgtaTGTGTTGGGATAGTTCAGATATTTCACATACACTTGCATACAAGCATTAACAGAAAGGAGATACTGGAGCTCTGCAGTCCAGTTTGGAGACACGGCAGGCAGAAGGTCAAGAAGAAACACTGctgaaaatgtgtctgttttatAAACTTACTGTCGTCAtttctttgtgtctttgaatctaataaataatatattatattacatttgtatttaCATAATTTGGTAGCATTTTGACTCTTTCTCTTGTAATTAAATACCACttaaagttttgttttcagcatttttcacAATGTCTTAtgtaatatttgacattttgtcaccTACCACTTACAGCTTTtttgtctcctccctcttctttATCCCATCAAATCATTATGTCCTTCAACTCCTCATCCTCTTCTAATGCTTTGCTTCTTCTTCCTTACATACATGTTTAGTcaatattaaacaaataaataattatttatttcagggAACTTCtatttcatcatttcatcatgccattttatttattttatgggacttttatttcatcatgccacatgtatttatttcaggGAAGTGTTAGCAGCACCAGAGCTATTTATTAGCTACAGTAAGCTAAGGTATATTCTCTGATCTGGTGGTGAGTTTAAATAAATTAGCTGCATAAATGATTAACTGACGTTATCCGCTAGGATGGCGAAGGCAACCCTGAGCAAACTCCCGCctcttgcctaaatctaaccaatcAAACCAACGAAGGTAAAGacactagccaatcagagggagagtaggaCGGGTCATGCGCTCGCCATCCTAGGAAAGACAAATTTGCGTACTATTCAGATGGTTCATGAAGCAATTTTCCCCCACAGCCCCTGAATGCAGCGTTAGCAGTTCGGTTCGGATGGTAGTAGCATCACATCAGGACATgaatgggtgtgttttgggcctCCTCAAAGATTTACCCACCGGGGAACTAATGCGTAATACTTTGGTAACATTTTGATTATTTGGCTGCTATCAACCTCGAATAAAACCAATTAAACCAGTTTTCCTCAAGGCTTCAAAGCTAATGTAGCTTAGCATCATCCCCTCGACTGTAACGTTATGCTAACCTATGGAGTTTAGCTAGTTAGCCGCTAGCAGCTTGAGTTAATGCTGGGATAGTTGACCTACATGGGTAGGAAAGTCAGAAATTCCAGTTACCAAGAAACTACACTACGTATGAGATAGTTTGTTTCGATAAGTCATCTCAAAATGGACCTTAATTTTTACTCTGACCTGTCGGACGGCTGTGCTCAAAATGTTGACCCGGAGTTTTTGGACACTCAAGCCTATGGTGGATACTCTGAGGAAAATAAGGTAACTCATTATTCCCAGTATTTCAGTGGAGAGGTTGGCTTTGACTAATGGCAATGCCTAAGTTTCACATTAGTCAGTTAGATGCTAAACGTTCTGTTTCAGTTTCCAGAAGGCGGTGACAGTTATCTCACCATTAGTGGAGCGGGCCACCCTTTTTTGTCCGCGGAGGTGAGTTAACACATCATGGCAGTGCAGTGTACTATGTCTTCATTGTACTGATCTTTACACGTGTTCTAGTTCATGAGGACTgacccattactctgtctctttctccacATACAGCAGACATTCCATACTCCCAGTCTCGGGGATGAGGTTTTTGAGATCCCCCCTATCTCCCTTGATCCAGACCCGACTCTGAGTATCAGTGATGAAGTGTCCCATTTTGAGTTGACAGATGGGTCAGAGGGCACCGGGGGACCTTCAGGTTCCCGCAGCCTTGTTAGCAACCTGGTGGTGGAGGCCAATGACCCTTCCTTTGCTTCAACGTTTGTAAACTCGGGGTCTCAGGGACTGGAGCAGCTGAACCTTGGGGCAATGAGCCAGGCTGGAGGGGGAGCCCTGCTGAGCTCTTCTGCTCTGGTGAGTGCTTTAACTGTGCACTTTCACACAGACAGGATGCTGTTAGAGGTGTTTAGATGTTGCTTGTTTGCTAATATTTGTGTTAAAATCCCTGCAGGAGCTGGGGAATTCCAGTGGTTCACATTTCAGCAGTTCGTCCCCCATGACCATCGATGTCCAACTAGGTGACATCAGTCATGGTCTTTTGGGAAGCAGCCAACTGAGCACTATTAACCCATCTGAGCTGGCACTGGGTCTTGGGGGGGATAACATTGGGCATCATTCAGAGACACCTGAGCAGCCACTGTCAGCAACACCATCACCAGCGGGCTCCTTGCAGGATGAGGACATGGATGACTTCAAGGTGAGGAGTTAAACCTGTAAAAGCTTACATTGTTGTTAGCTTGCATGCTTTCTGGAAGTTttgtataaatgtattttggatTCCACGCCATGTTTTAGCTCCTGCAGCTAACATGTCCTTTCCTCTCTTTTACACTTTTCCTCTCCCTGCTCAGAGGAGTGTGCTGGTAGACTCCCCGAtgtgtctctcctcctccgcccTCTCCCACATGTCCTCCCATCCAGCCCCTACATCTTTATCTCCAGCTACGGCCAAAAGGGGTGGAGGGAAGCCGGCCACATTGGCCTCAGTGACTGGGGCACTGGGTACtaaaaaaggaaggaagaagaaagaCCCAAATGAACCACAGAAGCCCGTTTCAGCGTACGCCCTGTTCTTCAGAGACACCCAGGCAGCCATTAAGGGTCAGAACCCCAATGCTTCTTTTGGGGAGGTGTCAAAGATTGTCGCCTCCATGTGGGACAGCCTGGCTGAGGAACAGAAACAGGTAGAAGAACACGCTATATTGATGCCCTTTGTCAGTTTTGCGGTTTGAAAAGTGATTGTTGGTGGTAACGTACAGTCAAATGATACGTATTTACAAAAGTGGTACTTGTCTTGTCTCCATTAGGTTTataagagaaaaacagaagcagcCAAAAAGGAGTATTTGAAAGCACTGGCAGCGTATAAAGCCAACCAGCTCACACAGGTAAGATCATGTTGTTGTCCAAAGGAAAACCAGTTGATTGTTGTATTTATGGTCt is a window from the Epinephelus fuscoguttatus linkage group LG15, E.fuscoguttatus.final_Chr_v1 genome containing:
- the tox4a gene encoding TOX high mobility group box family member 4-A produces the protein MDLNFYSDLSDGCAQNVDPEFLDTQAYGGYSEENKFPEGGDSYLTISGAGHPFLSAEQTFHTPSLGDEVFEIPPISLDPDPTLSISDEVSHFELTDGSEGTGGPSGSRSLVSNLVVEANDPSFASTFVNSGSQGLEQLNLGAMSQAGGGALLSSSALELGNSSGSHFSSSSPMTIDVQLGDISHGLLGSSQLSTINPSELALGLGGDNIGHHSETPEQPLSATPSPAGSLQDEDMDDFKRSVLVDSPMCLSSSALSHMSSHPAPTSLSPATAKRGGGKPATLASVTGALGTKKGRKKKDPNEPQKPVSAYALFFRDTQAAIKGQNPNASFGEVSKIVASMWDSLAEEQKQVYKRKTEAAKKEYLKALAAYKANQLTQSATEEMETAPSPPPPVVSLTPAALPLAGHQAIRSVNNNLEENTITNICASNIILDVPEMTTRSRTGANKTLAPATAAPPAQTITKIIIPKHMLQAGGQVVTVLPGGVHALQPTLVVSGASRQPPPLQQMQNAPPPPRLQQMAPAPPPLQAKPREGSNMPGVPVSITATPPPPLQIKIVPASLQGKESLPIIVPNTVAVSSSATTSAQSAPVVSVQVVNSTDTSGNTDEDVVTEVLHSEEEEMEVNGSSDATTMRSVCVRTGCNNPAVESDDWDKEYCSNECVATHCRDVFKAWCSIRNQTMGVVK